The genomic region AATTTAGCTGCACGGCCCACTATGAGTAGTGTCCGAGAAGCAATATTTAGTATACTTTCTTCAAGAAAACCTATTTATAACCTAAATGTACTTGATTTATTCTGCGGAAGTGGCTCTTTTTCATTTGAAGCACTTTCTCGAGGTGCTAAACATGCATTCATGGTAGATGCAGATTATTACAATTTGCAACTGCCTAAAAAAACAGCAGAAGATTTTGGAATTACGAACGATATCACGTTAATTTGTTGCAATGCTAACGGATTACCAAGACCTATTTCAAAGTGCGATATAGTTTTTATGGACCCACCTTATAATATCAATCTGGTTAACTCAACTTTAGACGAGTTAGCTCACTCAGGCTGGTTAAATGATAATGCGTTAATAATTCTAGAAATGAGGAAAAATGAAGGTTTTGAGTGCAATAAAAACTTCAATATAGTTGTGGAGCGTACCTACGGTATTGCAAAAATAATTTTTCTTTCTTCACTCACTTGAATTTCTTTTGTAAACATCTATAGCTAAGCTAAGTAAGATTTTTCCGAGGACTGAAAGAAAAAATCAATTCGTTTTGGTGGGAATAGGGTGTGTAACAGCAAATCAATACGAGTTGATATACTAGAAGAAGCAGTATGGAAAGAAGTGAAAATGGTACTCAAAGAACCAGAGGCAATGACAAAGGTTAGACTTTTAAAATATGAAAATAAGCAGGCAAAGGATGAGATTGAAAAACGCGCAGATAAAATAGAACAAGGTATAGAAAAATTAGCTTATGTATATGCAAGGGATCATATAACGAAGGAAAAGTATGACTTAGAAGTTGAGAGCATGGAAAAGGAGTTAAAGGAATCAGAGATCAAAGGGAAGAAGCTATCGATGAAAAGAGGCTACAGAAAGAATTAGATTTTATCACAAACAGTGTAGAAAGTTTTTCCTCTGAGAGAGCTTAATCAAGCAGACTATGAAACTAAACTTGATATAATAAGAAAGTTAGTTCAACGCATTGAAATTGATGATGATAACGTGCATGTAGTGTTTCGGTTGAAAGAACTCGCTCGAAAGGGAGTGTTAAATAAACTGTGTCAAACCGAGAAGTAAAGTAATAAATTGATAAAATGGAGGTTTGACACAGTTTATTTAACACTCCCCAACATTCTATCGGGATGCCAGTGTCAGCTACTTGCATGACATCCTCTTGCTTCTATAGGTGTCTTTATCTCGTCTACTTTATTTTGCCACACAGATACAATGGTTTCACATGCACTTGGTAGGCTATCTATTTTGACAAAGAAGGACTACCAACACCTTCAGCGTTTGCATCACTAAACTTGCTTGCCACTTTATCAATAGCCCAAACGAGTGGTGTAACAACGAGCGCAGCAGCCCAAATGACAGCACTAACAGCATAACTCAAAACTGTGTTAACAAATGTAGCTAATGCATCACTATGGTCCCATGCCTTACATGACAACATGGATGAATAATCTATTAACGATTTTGTGTTACGCTTAAGATCAAAACTATCTACTACTTTCGCTAACCCTTTTGCCGGCCAATATGATAGATACGCCAGTGCTAGATATAAAGGTTGCAGAATTACACTAGCTAACGCAAAAGTAGTAGTCCGAATCATAGAAGGATTTTGGTAACTACCAAGAGCTACATTCTTCACTGGCCCAATAACACTATTAATATAATGAACGGATTTATAGAAATTATTTTGTGGAACTTCGTTACCTCGAACGCTTTTGGTAGGAACATCTCCGAATTTAACATATTTCTTAAAATTACTATATGAACTTGACATATTACCCCTATAAAATAAAAACATAATTATCTTACTAATATCGCTTGTTTTAGAATAAATGCAATCACTACCTAACTAAATTATCTGTTGCGCAAAAGCACATATTACCATACCATCGAAAATAAAGAGGTCAGCATGAGTTTTACTTTACCTGAGTTGCCGTATGATAAAACAGCTTTAGAGCCTTATATATCTGTAAAGACACTAGATTTTCATTATGATAAGCACCATAAGGGATATTTAAATAAACTCAACGAACTGGTTGAAAACACAGATTATCAACATATGGAAATTGAGGAATTAGTAACGAAAGTTCATGGAAATAATAATACAGTTCCTATTTTTAACAATGCAGCACAAGTTTGGAATCACACTTTTTATTGGAATTCAATGAAAAAAAATGGTGGTGGTAAGCCTCAAGATGATGGTCTTCTAGCAAAAAAAATTCAAGATGATATTGGTGGCTTT from Wolbachia endosymbiont (group B) of Parapoynx stratiotata harbors:
- a CDS encoding superoxide dismutase, giving the protein MSFTLPELPYDKTALEPYISVKTLDFHYDKHHKGYLNKLNELVENTDYQHMEIEELVTKVHGNNNTVPIFNNAAQVWNHTFYWNSMKKNGGGKPQDDGLLAKKIQDDIGGFDKFCEEFSNYGVSQFGSGWVWLVLEKGKLKITKTPNADLPLIYGQVPLLTMDVWEHAYYLDCQNRRIDYIKVFLDHLINWDFVEENLKKNI
- the rsmD gene encoding 16S rRNA (guanine(966)-N(2))-methyltransferase RsmD, which translates into the protein MLRVIAGKYRGRKITTGKNLAARPTMSSVREAIFSILSSRKPIYNLNVLDLFCGSGSFSFEALSRGAKHAFMVDADYYNLQLPKKTAEDFGITNDITLICCNANGLPRPISKCDIVFMDPPYNINLVNSTLDELAHSGWLNDNALIILEMRKNEGFECNKNFNIVVERTYGIAKIIFLSSLT